One genomic window of Streptomyces sp. WP-1 includes the following:
- a CDS encoding VOC family protein has product MLTTDFVDGAPNWLDLGAPDIDGARSFYGSLFGWHFESAGPDAGGYGFFQLDGKTVAGGMQCGPGQGPPAWTLYFRTPDAAATARAVEQARGQVLFGPVDVMGQGHMAVLGDRAGVRFGVWQPGRTEGVDVADAPGALCWAELHTPDIAAAAAFYHRVLGLETSGVSFPGGVYTCVNPAGAGEDAMFGGMVPLARAADEPYWLPYFAVEDTDAITAEAQRLGGSVRAPAVTVEGVGRMAGLADPYGARFAVIRSERARARG; this is encoded by the coding sequence ATGCTCACCACCGATTTCGTCGACGGCGCGCCGAACTGGCTCGACCTCGGCGCACCGGACATCGACGGCGCGCGCTCCTTCTACGGCTCCCTGTTCGGCTGGCACTTCGAGTCGGCGGGCCCGGACGCCGGGGGGTACGGCTTCTTCCAGCTGGACGGGAAGACCGTCGCGGGTGGCATGCAGTGCGGGCCCGGTCAGGGGCCGCCCGCCTGGACGCTGTACTTCAGGACCCCGGACGCCGCGGCGACCGCCCGTGCGGTCGAACAGGCCCGTGGACAGGTGCTGTTCGGGCCGGTGGACGTGATGGGCCAAGGGCACATGGCGGTCCTCGGCGACCGGGCCGGTGTGCGGTTCGGGGTCTGGCAGCCCGGCCGGACCGAGGGCGTGGACGTGGCGGACGCGCCGGGCGCGCTGTGCTGGGCCGAGCTGCACACCCCGGACATCGCGGCGGCGGCGGCCTTCTACCACCGGGTGCTGGGCCTGGAGACCTCCGGTGTGTCCTTCCCGGGCGGTGTGTACACGTGCGTGAACCCGGCGGGCGCCGGGGAGGACGCGATGTTCGGCGGGATGGTGCCGCTGGCCCGGGCGGCGGACGAGCCGTACTGGCTGCCGTACTTCGCGGTCGAGGACACGGACGCGATCACGGCCGAGGCGCAGCGGCTCGGCGGCTCGGTGCGCGCCCCGGCCGTGACGGTCGAGGGCGTGGGGCGCATGGCCGGGCTGGCCGATCCGTACGGCGCGCGGTTCGCGGTGATCAGGAGCGAGCGGGCGCGGGCGCGGGGGTGA
- a CDS encoding LacI family DNA-binding transcriptional regulator: MPEAVSRPTLEAVATRAGVSRATVSRVVNGGYGVRAPLAERVRRAVAELGYVPNQAARSLVTKRHDAVAVVIAEPEARVFTDPFFALQLRGISKELTAHDNQLVLLLTEGRDDHTRVARYLAGGHVDGALVFSLHLDDPLPGLIHDAGVPTVFGGRPGWRDRTGTPVYVDTDNRGGARTAVRHLAGLGRTRIAHITGALDQTSAVDRLDGYRDVMAETAEGGGDPSLVVESDFTPAGGERAMRELLDRRPDVDAVFAANDLTALGALRVLRERGRRVPEDVAVVGFDDMLPLAEQSDPPLTTVRQDIERMGRLMARLLLRGPSALRGASAGDGDGDPGPESASGPGDASGPGDVSGPGDVSGPGDVSGPGDACLRGDTSAPGDASGPDDTASAARTPGPGVILPTTLVRRASA; the protein is encoded by the coding sequence GTGCCCGAGGCAGTGTCCCGTCCCACCCTGGAGGCCGTGGCGACGCGCGCCGGGGTCTCCAGAGCCACCGTGTCACGGGTGGTCAACGGCGGATACGGCGTGCGGGCCCCGCTCGCCGAGCGGGTACGACGGGCCGTGGCCGAACTCGGCTACGTCCCCAACCAGGCGGCGCGCAGCCTCGTCACGAAGCGGCACGACGCCGTCGCCGTCGTCATCGCCGAACCCGAGGCCCGGGTCTTCACCGACCCCTTCTTCGCCCTCCAGTTGCGCGGCATCAGCAAGGAACTGACGGCCCACGACAACCAGTTGGTGCTGCTGCTCACCGAGGGCCGGGACGACCACACCCGGGTGGCCCGGTATCTCGCCGGGGGCCATGTCGACGGCGCGCTGGTCTTCTCCCTGCACCTGGACGACCCGCTGCCCGGACTCATCCATGACGCCGGGGTGCCCACCGTGTTCGGCGGCCGGCCGGGCTGGCGGGACCGCACCGGCACACCGGTGTACGTGGACACCGACAACCGGGGCGGCGCGCGCACCGCCGTACGCCATCTGGCCGGGCTCGGCCGCACCCGGATCGCGCACATCACCGGCGCCCTGGACCAGACCTCGGCCGTGGACCGGCTCGACGGCTACCGGGACGTCATGGCGGAGACGGCCGAGGGGGGCGGCGATCCCTCGCTGGTCGTGGAGAGCGACTTCACCCCGGCCGGCGGGGAGCGGGCCATGCGGGAACTCCTCGACCGCCGCCCCGACGTGGACGCCGTGTTCGCCGCGAACGACCTCACCGCGCTGGGCGCGCTGCGCGTGCTGCGGGAGCGGGGGCGGCGGGTTCCCGAGGACGTGGCCGTGGTCGGCTTCGACGACATGCTGCCGCTGGCCGAGCAGTCCGACCCGCCGCTGACCACGGTCCGTCAGGACATCGAGCGGATGGGCCGCCTGATGGCCCGGCTGCTGCTGCGGGGACCGTCCGCGTTGCGCGGGGCGTCGGCCGGGGACGGGGACGGGGACCCGGGTCCGGAGAGTGCCTCCGGTCCGGGTGACGCCTCCGGTCCGGGCGACGTCTCCGGTCCGGGCGACGTCTCCGGTCCGGGTGACGTCTCCGGTCCGGGTGATGCCTGTCTTAGGGGCGACACATCTGCCCCGGGTGACGCCTCCGGCCCGGATGACACCGCTTCGGCGGCCCGGACGCCGGGGCCCGGTGTGATCCTGCCGACCACCCTCGTCCGCCGGGCATCCGCCTGA
- the ligD gene encoding non-homologous end-joining DNA ligase, producing MAEALELEVAGRTVRLSSPDKVFFPERGFTKLDLARYYIAVGPGILRALRERPTTLERYPDGIEGEWFYQKRAPKGMPDWIPTAHITFPSGRSADEMCPTEEAAVVWAAQYGTLTFHPWPVRAGDVDHPDELRIDLDPQPGTDYTDAVRAAHELRAVLDEFGGLRGWPKTSGGRGLHVFVPIEPRWTFTQVRRAAIAVGRELERRMPEHVTIKWWKEERGSRIFVDYNQTARDRTIASAYSVRPRPEATVSAPLRWSEVDSARPRDFDLVTMPARFAELGDVHAGMDAHPHSLDALLELARRDEHDHGLGDLPYPPEYPKMPGEPKRVQPSRARKDPAS from the coding sequence ATGGCCGAAGCGCTGGAACTGGAGGTGGCCGGGCGGACCGTACGGCTGTCCAGCCCGGACAAGGTGTTCTTCCCGGAGCGCGGCTTCACCAAGCTGGACCTCGCGCGCTACTACATCGCGGTAGGCCCCGGCATCCTGCGCGCCCTGCGCGAGCGGCCCACCACCCTGGAGCGCTACCCGGACGGCATCGAGGGGGAGTGGTTCTATCAGAAACGCGCCCCCAAGGGCATGCCCGACTGGATCCCGACCGCCCACATCACCTTCCCCAGCGGCCGCAGCGCCGACGAGATGTGCCCGACCGAGGAGGCCGCCGTGGTGTGGGCCGCCCAGTACGGCACCCTCACCTTCCACCCCTGGCCGGTGCGCGCGGGCGATGTCGACCACCCCGACGAACTCCGCATCGACCTCGACCCGCAGCCCGGCACCGACTACACGGACGCCGTCCGGGCCGCCCACGAACTGCGCGCCGTCCTCGACGAGTTCGGCGGACTGCGCGGCTGGCCGAAGACCTCCGGCGGCCGGGGACTGCATGTCTTCGTGCCCATCGAGCCCCGCTGGACCTTCACCCAGGTACGGCGCGCCGCCATCGCCGTCGGCCGGGAGCTGGAACGCCGGATGCCCGAACACGTCACCATCAAGTGGTGGAAGGAGGAGCGCGGCTCCCGCATCTTCGTCGACTACAACCAGACGGCCCGCGACCGCACCATCGCCTCCGCCTACTCGGTACGGCCCCGCCCGGAGGCCACCGTCTCCGCGCCGCTGCGCTGGTCGGAGGTCGACTCCGCGCGCCCCCGCGACTTCGACCTGGTCACCATGCCGGCCCGGTTCGCCGAACTCGGCGATGTGCACGCCGGCATGGACGCCCACCCGCACTCCCTGGACGCCCTGCTGGAGCTGGCCCGCCGCGACGAGCACGACCACGGGCTCGGCGATCTGCCGTACCCGCCGGAGTACCCGAAGATGCCCGGCGAGCCCAAACGCGTCCAGCCGAGCCGGGCCCGCAAGGACCCCGCGTCCTGA
- a CDS encoding ATP-dependent DNA ligase — MELPVMPPVKPMLAKSVARIPPGMLYEAKWDGFRSIVFRDGAEIELGSRTGKPLTRYFPELVEALRERVPGRCVLDGEIVIARDGHLDFDALTERIHPAASRVRTLAERTPASFVAFDLLALDDHSLLDVPLTDRRALLDRALADATPPVHLAPATTDLAVAGQWFERYEGAGLDGIVAKPLDLRYRQDERAMFKIKHERTADVVVAGYRLHKSGPVVGSLLLGLYDGRGRLQHVGVSAAFPMKRRAELVEELAPLRMDDVTGHPWAAWAEEAAHESARLPGAPSRWSGKKDLSWVPLRPERVAEVAYDHMENGQRFRHTARFRRWRPDRTPESCTYAQLEEPVRYDLAEILGEKG, encoded by the coding sequence ATGGAGCTGCCCGTGATGCCGCCCGTGAAGCCGATGCTCGCCAAGTCGGTGGCGAGGATCCCGCCGGGCATGCTCTACGAGGCGAAGTGGGACGGGTTCCGTTCGATCGTGTTCCGCGACGGCGCCGAGATCGAGCTGGGCAGCCGCACCGGCAAGCCGTTGACCAGGTACTTTCCCGAGCTGGTCGAGGCGCTGCGGGAGCGGGTGCCGGGGCGGTGCGTGCTCGACGGGGAGATCGTGATCGCGCGGGACGGGCATCTGGACTTCGACGCGCTGACCGAGCGGATCCATCCGGCGGCCTCCCGGGTGCGGACGCTTGCGGAGCGCACCCCGGCGTCGTTCGTCGCCTTCGATCTGCTGGCGCTGGACGACCACTCCCTGCTGGATGTGCCGCTCACCGACCGCCGGGCGCTGCTGGACCGGGCTCTCGCCGATGCCACCCCGCCGGTGCATCTGGCGCCCGCGACGACGGATCTCGCGGTGGCCGGGCAGTGGTTCGAACGGTACGAGGGCGCCGGGCTCGACGGGATCGTGGCCAAGCCGCTCGACCTGCGCTACCGGCAGGACGAACGGGCCATGTTCAAGATCAAGCACGAGCGCACGGCCGATGTCGTCGTGGCCGGGTACCGGCTGCACAAGAGCGGCCCGGTGGTGGGCTCGCTGCTGCTCGGCCTGTACGACGGGCGGGGCAGGCTCCAGCATGTGGGCGTGTCGGCCGCGTTCCCCATGAAGCGGCGCGCCGAACTGGTCGAGGAGCTGGCGCCGCTGCGGATGGACGACGTCACCGGGCACCCCTGGGCGGCCTGGGCCGAGGAGGCCGCGCACGAGAGCGCCCGGCTGCCCGGCGCGCCGAGCCGCTGGTCGGGCAAGAAGGACCTGTCCTGGGTGCCGCTGCGGCCCGAGCGGGTGGCCGAGGTCGCCTACGACCACATGGAGAACGGGCAGCGCTTCCGGCACACCGCCCGTTTCCGCCGCTGGCGCCCCGACCGGACGCCCGAGAGCTGCACGTACGCCCAGTTGGAGGAGCCGGTGCGGTACGACCTGGCGGAGATCCTCGGGGAGAAGGGCTGA
- a CDS encoding zinc-dependent alcohol dehydrogenase, translating to MKAVTWQGRRDVRVEDVPDPRIEEPTDAVIRITSSGLCGSDLHLYEVLTPFMTPGDILGHEPMGIVEEVGSEVTNLKPGDRVVVPFQISCGHCFMCDSGLTTQCETTQVTGEGMGAALFGYTRLYGAVPGAQAEYLRVPQAQFGPMKVPDGPPDDRFVYLSDVLPTAWQAVEYAAVPPGGSVAVLGLGPIGDMSCRIAEARGAEQVFGIDLVPERLARANRRGVTTYDLRTFDDEKALIHAIRDETGGRGPDAVIDAVGTEAHGSAAARLAQQATSLLPRALAAPLAERFGVDRLGALYMAIDLVRRGGTISLSGVYGGMADPIPLLTLFDKQIQMRMGQANVRRWSDRIMPYLTDEDPLGVEDFATHRVPLSEAPHAYEMFQRKEDGAIKILMKP from the coding sequence ATGAAGGCAGTCACCTGGCAGGGCAGGCGGGACGTGCGGGTGGAGGACGTGCCCGACCCGAGGATCGAGGAGCCCACCGACGCCGTCATCCGCATCACCTCCAGCGGGCTGTGCGGTTCGGACCTGCATCTGTACGAAGTGCTCACCCCGTTCATGACCCCGGGCGACATCCTCGGCCACGAGCCCATGGGGATCGTGGAGGAGGTCGGCTCGGAGGTGACGAACCTGAAGCCCGGCGACCGGGTCGTGGTGCCCTTCCAGATCTCCTGCGGGCACTGCTTCATGTGCGACTCCGGGCTCACCACCCAGTGCGAGACCACCCAGGTCACCGGCGAGGGCATGGGCGCGGCCCTGTTCGGCTACACCCGGCTCTACGGCGCCGTACCAGGCGCCCAGGCCGAGTACCTGCGGGTGCCGCAGGCGCAGTTCGGGCCGATGAAGGTGCCCGACGGCCCGCCGGACGACCGCTTCGTCTATCTCTCCGACGTGCTGCCCACCGCCTGGCAGGCCGTCGAGTACGCGGCGGTCCCGCCCGGCGGCAGCGTCGCGGTCCTCGGCCTCGGCCCGATCGGCGACATGTCCTGCCGGATCGCCGAGGCACGCGGCGCCGAACAGGTCTTCGGCATCGACCTGGTGCCCGAGCGGCTCGCGCGGGCGAACCGGCGGGGCGTGACGACGTACGACCTGAGGACCTTCGACGACGAGAAGGCGCTGATCCACGCCATCCGCGACGAGACCGGCGGCCGGGGCCCGGACGCGGTGATCGACGCCGTCGGCACCGAGGCCCACGGCAGCGCGGCGGCGCGGCTCGCCCAGCAGGCCACCTCCCTCCTGCCGCGCGCACTCGCCGCCCCCCTCGCGGAACGCTTCGGCGTGGACCGGCTCGGCGCCCTGTACATGGCGATCGACCTGGTACGACGCGGTGGCACCATCTCGCTCAGCGGTGTCTACGGCGGCATGGCCGACCCGATCCCGCTGCTCACCCTGTTCGACAAGCAGATCCAGATGCGGATGGGGCAGGCCAACGTCCGCCGCTGGAGCGACCGGATCATGCCGTACCTCACCGACGAGGACCCGCTCGGCGTCGAGGACTTCGCCACGCACCGGGTGCCGCTGTCCGAGGCGCCGCACGCCTACGAGATGTTCCAGCGCAAGGAGGACGGCGCGATCAAGATCCTCATGAAGCCTTAG
- a CDS encoding AAA family ATPase has protein sequence MTEGRPAAAASAPLWERDAEIDTVARAIEELRADESSAGGLLVFRGEAGIGKTALLTEARRMAERRGCTVWYTRGAETLRSVPFHVVRQLLQPALLSLLPEEAREYLGDWYDIAGPALGIAEPQEESADPQYVCDGLVAAVRRLARREWPLVLLIDDAHWADQETLRWLAAFAERLEDLSVLVVVARRPGDVSGESARYLEAVAEAAAHPVSNLRELTPDAAAGLTRATLGRHADDAFCREVWAVTAGNPYDAVELLAKVQESELPPVEARAGELRALNRAARGGGLVDRIKELGLHATQFAWAAAVLGTGITLESVARLATMDEDTARHCAGLLRTARILTTPEPTAGEHRSGELEFVHPLIASAVYNSIPPAVCTAMHGVAAEIVTELGRGAADAARHLLEVHPEADETLVERLREAAREHLAVGAPDAARVCLERALEEPPRPDIHAHVLYELGCATLLTAPAVTIGHLRSALGMRGLDGSDRVDAVVRLSQALLHNDQLEEAVRTIEAEAARHEPGPVRMRLQAFQYMWEGIHGEGAAPARSRSLAELAATCTGRDNTERALLILRGFDAMTHGESAAEIVDLCDRALVNGRLAPGLGWTDREWGIELLMMLGSAYVYTDRLDRAESLFAQALRVYTGAGWHGGHLSLANAYLGLAYRRQGRLRDAEAHLREALVLAERVGRRLPLHWSATCGLVDTLLARGRVQEAWSVAEQYGFAPPYPSTIVLPDVRSVRGRLLLAVGRTEEGVDELEAAEKTAVSRGGHNPVLAPWSVDLARALAVQDPARSKRLAADARRQAERFGTDTAIGEALRCAAALETGARAVQLASRAVTYLEASPSQYEHAAARIEYGILARSAADLHRGLDLARACGADGLVAQARAALDEGGAR, from the coding sequence ATGACGGAGGGACGGCCGGCGGCGGCCGCTTCGGCTCCCCTGTGGGAGCGGGACGCGGAGATCGACACCGTCGCGCGGGCCATCGAGGAGCTGCGCGCCGACGAGTCCTCCGCGGGCGGCCTGCTGGTCTTCCGCGGCGAGGCGGGCATCGGCAAGACCGCGCTGCTGACCGAGGCCCGCCGCATGGCGGAACGCCGGGGCTGCACCGTGTGGTACACCCGCGGCGCCGAGACCCTGCGGTCCGTGCCCTTCCACGTCGTACGGCAGCTGCTCCAGCCCGCGCTGCTGTCGCTGCTGCCCGAGGAGGCCCGCGAGTACCTCGGCGACTGGTACGACATCGCCGGTCCCGCCCTCGGCATAGCCGAACCGCAGGAGGAGAGCGCCGACCCGCAGTACGTGTGCGACGGCCTGGTGGCCGCCGTCCGCCGGCTCGCCCGCCGCGAATGGCCGCTCGTGCTGCTGATCGACGACGCGCACTGGGCCGACCAGGAGACCCTGCGCTGGCTCGCCGCCTTCGCCGAACGCCTGGAGGACCTGTCCGTCCTGGTCGTGGTCGCCCGCAGGCCCGGCGACGTCAGCGGGGAGAGCGCCCGGTACCTCGAAGCGGTCGCCGAGGCCGCGGCCCACCCCGTCAGCAATCTGCGCGAACTCACCCCCGACGCCGCGGCCGGACTGACCCGTGCCACCCTCGGCCGGCACGCCGACGACGCGTTCTGCCGCGAGGTCTGGGCCGTCACCGCGGGCAATCCGTACGACGCCGTGGAACTCCTCGCCAAGGTGCAGGAGAGCGAACTGCCGCCGGTGGAGGCCCGCGCCGGGGAGCTGCGCGCCCTCAACCGCGCGGCCCGCGGCGGCGGACTCGTCGACCGGATCAAGGAACTCGGCCTGCACGCCACCCAGTTCGCCTGGGCCGCCGCCGTCCTCGGCACCGGCATCACCCTGGAGTCGGTCGCCCGCCTCGCCACCATGGACGAGGACACCGCCCGGCACTGCGCCGGTCTGCTGCGCACCGCCCGCATCCTCACCACGCCCGAGCCCACCGCCGGTGAACACCGGTCCGGCGAGCTGGAGTTCGTGCACCCGCTCATCGCCTCCGCCGTCTACAACTCCATCCCGCCGGCCGTGTGCACCGCCATGCACGGCGTGGCCGCCGAGATCGTCACCGAGCTGGGCCGGGGCGCCGCCGATGCGGCCCGGCACCTCCTCGAAGTCCACCCGGAGGCCGACGAGACACTGGTCGAGCGGCTGCGCGAGGCCGCCCGCGAACACCTCGCCGTCGGCGCGCCCGACGCGGCCCGCGTCTGCCTCGAACGCGCCCTGGAGGAGCCGCCCCGCCCCGACATCCACGCCCATGTCCTGTACGAACTGGGCTGTGCCACCCTGCTGACCGCGCCCGCCGTCACCATCGGCCATCTGCGCAGCGCCCTCGGCATGCGCGGCCTCGACGGCAGCGACCGCGTCGACGCCGTGGTCCGCCTCTCGCAGGCCCTGCTCCACAACGACCAGTTGGAGGAGGCCGTCCGCACCATCGAGGCCGAGGCCGCCCGGCACGAACCCGGCCCCGTGCGGATGCGGTTGCAGGCGTTCCAGTACATGTGGGAGGGCATCCACGGCGAGGGCGCCGCCCCGGCCCGCTCCCGCAGCCTCGCCGAACTCGCCGCCACCTGCACCGGCCGCGACAACACCGAACGCGCGCTGCTGATCCTGCGTGGCTTCGACGCCATGACGCACGGCGAGAGCGCCGCCGAGATCGTCGACCTGTGCGACCGGGCCCTCGTCAACGGGCGGCTCGCGCCCGGCCTCGGCTGGACCGACCGCGAGTGGGGCATCGAGCTGCTGATGATGCTCGGCAGCGCCTACGTCTACACCGACCGGCTCGACCGCGCCGAGAGCCTGTTCGCCCAGGCCCTGCGCGTGTACACCGGTGCCGGCTGGCACGGCGGACATCTCTCCCTGGCCAACGCCTACCTGGGTCTGGCCTACCGCCGGCAGGGCCGCCTGCGGGACGCGGAGGCCCATCTGCGCGAGGCCCTCGTCCTCGCCGAACGGGTGGGCCGACGCCTGCCGTTGCACTGGTCCGCCACCTGCGGTCTGGTCGACACCCTGCTCGCCCGCGGCCGCGTCCAGGAAGCCTGGTCGGTCGCCGAACAGTACGGCTTCGCCCCGCCCTATCCGTCCACCATCGTGCTGCCCGACGTCCGCTCGGTGCGCGGCCGGCTGCTGCTCGCCGTCGGCCGTACCGAGGAGGGTGTCGACGAGCTGGAGGCCGCCGAGAAGACCGCCGTCTCCCGGGGCGGCCACAACCCGGTCCTCGCACCCTGGTCGGTCGACCTCGCCCGGGCCCTCGCGGTCCAGGACCCGGCGCGCAGCAAGCGGCTCGCCGCCGACGCCCGCCGGCAGGCCGAGCGCTTCGGCACGGACACCGCCATCGGCGAGGCCCTGCGCTGTGCCGCCGCGCTGGAGACCGGCGCCCGCGCAGTCCAGCTCGCGAGCCGCGCCGTCACCTATCTGGAGGCATCGCCCTCCCAGTACGAACACGCGGCCGCCCGCATCGAGTACGGCATCCTCGCCCGCTCCGCCGCCGACCTCCACCGTGGCCTCGACCTGGCCCGCGCCTGCGGGGCGGACGGCCTGGTGGCACAGGCGCGGGCGGCGCTCGACGAGGGAGGGGCACGGTGA
- a CDS encoding MFS transporter, protein MSETRRIPPGRTAVRGPGVRAVAAGSVGNFVEWYEFAVYGFLATVLAERFFTPAGGGAVAGLVRTYASFALAFFFRPLGAVLFGRLGDRYGRRPVLIGVVALMSGATALIGALPTYGAVGALAPWLLTLLRIVQGLAAGGEFGGAVAVLTEFAPPGRRGLYGAWQSFTVALGLLGGAGVTAVTAAVLGAERLSAWGWRLPFLLAVPLGLLALWLRTGLAETPEFLERPKSPEERLGWGALLLAAGRVTGWAAAGYTFLVVLPSYLQAALHTGFAQALLAATVANAGFAAAILPAGVLSDRVGRRPVLLAGAMLVVAAALPVLDLLQDPGASALAKALALAGAGAVVGLMAGPGPALLAEMFPSRIRWTGLGLAYALSNAVFSGCAGLIITEAVRRTGNPDIPGYYAAAACAVSAAALLKRAPQEGSWLRRTPEEGPPDAGWRKRCE, encoded by the coding sequence GTGAGCGAGACGAGGCGGATTCCGCCCGGACGTACGGCGGTCCGGGGCCCCGGCGTGCGGGCGGTGGCGGCGGGTTCGGTCGGGAACTTCGTGGAGTGGTACGAGTTCGCGGTCTACGGCTTCCTCGCGACCGTGCTCGCCGAGCGGTTCTTCACCCCGGCGGGCGGCGGCGCGGTGGCGGGGCTGGTGCGGACGTACGCCTCCTTCGCGCTCGCGTTCTTCTTCCGGCCGCTCGGCGCGGTGCTGTTCGGCAGGCTGGGCGACCGGTACGGGCGGCGGCCGGTGCTGATCGGGGTGGTGGCGCTGATGTCGGGCGCGACGGCGCTGATCGGGGCGCTGCCGACGTACGGCGCGGTGGGGGCCCTCGCGCCCTGGCTGCTCACGCTGCTGCGGATCGTGCAGGGGCTCGCGGCGGGCGGGGAGTTCGGCGGTGCGGTGGCGGTGCTGACGGAGTTCGCCCCGCCGGGGCGGCGCGGGCTGTACGGGGCGTGGCAGTCCTTCACCGTGGCGCTGGGGCTGCTGGGCGGCGCGGGGGTCACGGCGGTGACGGCGGCGGTGCTGGGCGCGGAGCGGCTGTCCGCGTGGGGGTGGCGGCTGCCGTTCCTGCTGGCCGTGCCGCTGGGCCTGCTGGCGCTGTGGCTGCGCACCGGCCTCGCGGAGACACCGGAGTTCCTGGAACGGCCCAAATCCCCTGAGGAGAGGCTCGGTTGGGGGGCGCTCCTGCTCGCGGCCGGGCGGGTGACGGGCTGGGCGGCGGCCGGATACACCTTCCTGGTGGTGCTGCCGTCGTACCTCCAGGCCGCGCTGCACACGGGCTTCGCGCAGGCACTGCTGGCCGCGACGGTGGCCAACGCGGGGTTCGCCGCGGCGATCCTGCCGGCCGGGGTGCTCAGCGACCGGGTGGGGCGGCGGCCGGTGCTGCTCGCGGGCGCGATGCTGGTGGTGGCGGCCGCGCTGCCGGTGCTCGACCTGCTCCAGGACCCCGGCGCTTCGGCCCTGGCGAAGGCCCTCGCCCTGGCCGGTGCCGGTGCGGTGGTGGGCCTGATGGCGGGCCCCGGTCCGGCCCTGCTCGCCGAGATGTTCCCCTCCCGTATCCGCTGGACCGGCCTCGGTCTCGCCTACGCCCTGTCCAACGCGGTCTTCTCCGGCTGCGCGGGCCTGATCATCACGGAGGCGGTGCGCCGGACCGGGAACCCGGACATACCCGGGTACTACGCGGCGGCGGCGTGCGCCGTGAGCGCGGCGGCCCTGCTGAAGAGGGCACCGCAGGAGGGGAGTTGGCTCAGACGGACACCGGAAGAGGGTCCACCGGACGCGGGTTGGAGGAAGCGGTGCGAGTGA
- a CDS encoding anhydro-N-acetylmuramic acid kinase has product MRVIGLMSGTSYDAVDAAAGDLRLDGDTLALRPLGMVSAPYEEPLRAALAKAMPPAECGFETVCRLDTGIGRAFAAAAVRADRELCAGRAELVASHGQTVFHWVADGRVHGTLQLGQPAWIAEATGLPVVADFRARDVAAGGQGAPLVSLFDLLWLRGRPGRPVALNIGGIANLTAPDGTAFDTGPGCALLDAAAREFSGGRLSYDADGALAARGRPDPRLLDRLLAEPYYALPAPRTTGKELFHAGYLRAAGAFDGGRPQDVLATLALLTARTVADAVRSVGATEVIASGGGMRNPVLVRLLGELLGGIPLRSSDGLGLPAAAKEAYAFAVLGFLTVHGLAGTDPRSTGARRPSVLGSVTPGRDGFRMPAPASCAPVRLVVEDGEEGRTETAEEFGR; this is encoded by the coding sequence GTGCGAGTGATCGGGCTGATGTCCGGGACGTCGTACGACGCCGTGGACGCGGCGGCCGGTGATCTGCGGCTGGACGGCGACACGTTGGCGCTGCGGCCGCTCGGGATGGTCAGCGCGCCCTACGAGGAGCCGTTGCGCGCGGCGCTCGCGAAGGCAATGCCGCCCGCGGAGTGCGGGTTCGAGACGGTGTGCCGCCTGGACACCGGGATCGGGCGGGCGTTCGCGGCGGCTGCGGTACGGGCGGACCGTGAACTGTGCGCGGGACGGGCGGAGTTGGTGGCCTCGCACGGGCAGACGGTCTTCCACTGGGTGGCGGACGGCCGGGTGCACGGCACCTTGCAGCTCGGGCAGCCCGCGTGGATCGCGGAGGCGACCGGGCTGCCCGTGGTCGCCGACTTCCGGGCCCGGGACGTCGCGGCGGGCGGCCAGGGCGCGCCCCTGGTCAGCCTGTTCGACCTGCTGTGGCTGCGGGGGCGCCCGGGCCGCCCGGTGGCGCTGAACATCGGCGGCATCGCCAATCTGACCGCGCCGGACGGCACCGCCTTCGACACCGGACCGGGCTGCGCGCTGCTGGACGCGGCGGCCCGGGAGTTCAGCGGCGGACGACTGTCCTACGACGCGGACGGCGCCCTCGCCGCGCGCGGCCGCCCCGACCCGCGGCTGCTGGACCGGCTGCTCGCGGAGCCGTACTACGCGCTGCCCGCGCCGCGCACCACCGGCAAGGAGCTGTTCCACGCCGGGTATCTGCGGGCGGCCGGGGCCTTCGACGGGGGCCGCCCGCAGGACGTGCTGGCCACGCTCGCCCTGCTGACCGCGCGGACGGTCGCGGACGCGGTGCGGTCGGTCGGCGCGACCGAGGTGATCGCGTCCGGCGGGGGCATGCGCAATCCGGTGCTGGTGCGCCTGCTCGGGGAGTTGCTCGGGGGGATTCCGCTGCGCTCCTCGGACGGTCTCGGGCTGCCCGCCGCAGCGAAGGAGGCGTACGCCTTCGCCGTCCTCGGTTTCCTCACCGTGCACGGTCTCGCGGGCACCGATCCGCGCAGCACGGGGGCGCGGCGGCCGAGCGTGCTGGGATCGGTGACACCGGGGCGGGACGGGTTCCGGATGCCGGCGCCCGCGTCGTGCGCGCCGGTGCGGCTGGTGGTGGAGGACGGGGAGGAGGGCCGGACGGAAACGGCCGAAGAATTCGGGAGGTGA